The Salvia miltiorrhiza cultivar Shanhuang (shh) chromosome 2, IMPLAD_Smil_shh, whole genome shotgun sequence DNA window TtcatgaaaaaatgagaataacgaattAATAAATTGCTTGTATTGCATGAACAATCGCAATTCAGTTAATTGATGAAATTTTTGCCCAACCcaaatttaaataattgttCATATATTACCAGCAACTTAATCAACTCTACATACCGACTTAGAGCATCTGCAACGCTCCTACTCGAGTAGGGCgttgcgggggggggggggggggggggggggggggggtcttACTTGAGGCCTACTCGAGCCTTCAGGTATACACGAgcgatctatttttttttaaaattctcttctcctctttaaaatctctctctcctccttaaaaactaaaaaaatcaagtaggctatcaagtaaccccaatgcagcactacttactcaatgtggccccccactatcaagtaggcccattgcggatgctcttattcATAATTTTCATTGGAACCATTCTCTATTGGCTTATACGAATTTGTCCATGCATATGATTTTATGTAATACTACTAATAAGTGTAGTTGAAGCTAAAGAATAGTGTATGTATACATATACACATGATTAATCAATTTATAAGCAATAAGAAAAAGCATGACAACGCCATGAACGATTGTAATCCCACGTCGTTTTCTTCGATGTGATCTTCTACTCACTCACTAGGTAGCTTCCCCACATACACAAGAATAGAGATAGATACCTTGTTCTTCACATTCcacctcacacacacacacgtgtataaatgaaataatttttattaaaaaaaaaaaaaaaaaagaagaatggaAAATTGTGGTCCTCAAGCATCTGACTCCATCTCTCCACTTTTCCTCTCAAAATTCCCATCACCCCACCACCCAATATCTCCTCATTTGATCACTACTATACTACTActactatatatttatttttccatAACACATGATGATGAATGAGGGCAAGCCCATGAAGGGGAAGATGATGAAGAGGGattgcgccgccgccgccgccgcggacTCCGACGACGATGAACTCACGCCAGAGGACGACAAGCGGAAGAGGGTGGCCGGCGCCAAGAAAggaggcggtggcggcggcgacATGAAGAGCTGCCAGGCGGAGAAGTGCTCCGCTGATCTCGCCGCCGCCAAGGCCTACCACCGCCGCCATAAGGTCTGCGAGCACCACGCCAAGGCGCAGGTCGCTGTCGTCGCCGGAATCCGCCAGCGCTTCTGCCAGCAATGCagcaggttttttttttttttttggattttgtgAATAAACAAgaaaattccaattttttttttattttttattttagtactATTTTATGCTTTGACGTGGACGTTGTTTGTTTGTGTGTTCCTTTAAATTATTATACTTTACTACTGCATGAAATTCTTGATTTATTAGTATCAACTTCTTTAATATTATAGGAACTGGAGAGGTTTTGGGTTCGAGTTCACCGTGGTataatctttaaatttctttatttgttaatttatcaaaaaatattaTACGAACAAGAAATAATCTTTAATGATGAAATGATTGTGTGTTTTTACTGAAACGTACAGATTCATCCTAAAATGGAAAGTCATTTGCTAGCTACCTGTTCATTTTGGTGCCCTTAATTGTTTACTCCTATTTCTAGCATTGTGATTTGTGCACACAAATTAAGGAAATTTAATGAAGAGTGAAGATTGTGAATTTTGAAATGAGCTCTAGGGTTAATAATGGAACTAAAGAGAGGAAAAAGTCTTGACATTTATTTTGAGTAGGAGAGAGAGTATTAGATTAAAATAAAGATCAATCACGTTAAATTTAGTTGGCTTGTCTCATTATTAATACTAATATCTTAATAAAGtacaaaaaaatactaatatctTAATGGTGTTTGTTATTTATTGGATTTGTGATTGTTATTATCACATTATGATTCATTTGGTTTGGAGTGATGAGGCgtgattgataaaaataattaatcttaatcaagtgtttattttgcatgattgaatcaTTAATTGATAATTTGGTTgcgtttaattatttaattgagtgattatttatcactttaaaattgggtgaattatttaatcattccTTCAATTCTATCAATCTTATCCATCACATCTAGCAAACATTGAAGTTGAATTATTAGGAAAAATTAACATTTTCCCCAACATCTGGttcacatatatatatctgCAATTTCATGGTGCAGGTTCCACGAGCTATCGGAATTCGACGACGCGAAGAGGAGCTGTCGGAGGCGGTTGGCCGGCCACAAtgagaggaggaggaagaatcCGGGCGACGGCTCTCAGGCAGAAGGCTCCACGAGCGGTCGGATCAAGGGCGGCGGGGGCACGACGGCGGGTGGTCATCAGTTGAAGGAGATGGTGTGTGGGCAGGTGGATGATAGGGGAAGGATTCAAATGACTGTCCAAGAAAATTCAACCTACAAACATTTCCATGTCCGATGATATCTCACCCTAGCTCCCTCTCTTCTGTCATTctcatcatatatatttatatattaagtaaAGACCTAATTATTACTAAGTGGTAGTATGTCTTTATTTATCTTTAATTATGTGGTGCTAAATCTTGCATTTTGTAGCTCAACTCTATGCTTGATCTTGAGcttattcatcatttaactATGTCACATGTTTGGAGCTTATTTACCATATTATGCAATGCACCATTGTTTGATATCCACATTTAAACATGAAcgatcatttatattttattaaacgAGCTTCATTTTTGAAATATACACTATAAAGAGgagaaaattccaaaaaaaaaaatcgagtgCACAAATTTAGTGACTTTATACATTcactaactatatatatattgtccaATATTTTTCTATACTAATATTATCGAGGAcaattttgtataaataaagagaaaaattgatcttatatatatagaaaaatattTATCAAGATAATTATATAATTGTGAGTAAGCAACCATAATTGTAAGACATGATTAGGACCATGGTAATAAACTTTGAACTTTAACACCTTTGATCTTAGGCATTAATCAATATACTATTATTAGACTAACACACGCATACTGTGTTTTTTGCAAAAAAATTTttgataattaataatattaaataaagaaatttaaagaccgtgtttttgcaaattttttttttttgataaattaacaatattaaataaagaaatttaacgACCACGCCACAGggaactcgaacccaagacatTTGGCCTTATACATTAAGGCCTTAccacttggccaacacacgcacacacatatTGTGTGTTTTTACGATATTCATTCTTTGAAATGTGAATCAAGTTACATTTGGAATTTTTATTACTTTTCCCATTCCCTGAATTGAAAAATTCAGTACAACCCATTATACTATTAATTTTGCAATGCCCCTTTCTTATTTTCTGTTGTTGATATACTCATATagtcatattattattatcataacACTTTTTATGATATTCGAACTCAGAATTATGAATTCATTAAAGAAAGTGAttaatcaaccgtagatcttgataatctaagggttaaaaataattcaatatatatatatatatatatatatattgttatttatatttaatttcctCCTATAACAATTAAAAACAAACTTATGATCTTATCCATTTCGTATTATTATTAGTACTAAAACTAAAAGTAAATGGGGCCTTTTccgaaaaaagagaaaataagtAAATGAGTTTTAGGGGTTTTTAAGTAATTAAGATAACTGCAGGGACCAAAGAGAAAATAAGGGAAAAAGCAATCTTAATTTGGTAGATTCCCGCTTGCTTTCAGATTTCAAATATTCAAGCTTACAGTGTTTCCTGCTTCACGTCGGAGTAAGAATCTGCGATTTCATGGCCGTCGTTTCGAGAAATTCCGGCAACATCAGCGACGTCTCCTCCTCTGTTACCGACGATCCTATCTTACCTTCGCTCCAGTAAGTTATCTGCTTCGGTTCCttgcatatatatatgcacTTTTGTCATACATATTTGCTTACATAAATCCTGTTATTTTCAcccaatttatttaatttttctacGAATTCAAGGTTAATTTATGAGGCATTGCGAAGGCAAAATTCGAGCGATCAAATCAATTTTGCGGATTTCGATGTGCTCGTTGCGAATTGTATTAATAACTTCAAGTCCGATCCGCGGTATCGAGACGACATCCGATTTCTCAAGATCTGGTTCCTCTATGTAATGCTTATTCCTTTCCTTTTTATATCGTTTCAATCTCTTTATGTTTATCGTCAGTCTACTTGGTTAATTTTTGGTTTGATGTTTTTGGTTTATTATACAATAAGGTAACTATGCCTTTCAGCTGAATTCACATTCTAATAGGTAATGTTTTAGTTGATTTGGCCATCTGGTTTGTTAAGTTGCGTAAGTTGTAGTtgtgaagtagttgaatgtAGGTTCTTTCTGATTTTATGGATTATTTTCGTGATCTGCTGCAACAAAAATGCAGTTGGATTAATATGCTAGTTTCTGATATAAAAAAACATGTCTCTCCATTTCGGGAAAATTCATATTCTTTTGTATACTTTCTAGATGGATGGTAGCTCAGATTATGAAAGAGTTTTTAAGGAAATAGAGGAGCACAGGATTTGCATACGCAAAGCGCTGCTTTATGAATCATTTGCTTTGTTTCTGGAAGCGAAAGGCAGACTGATAGATGCTTGTATGATTTATCATCTTGGCATCTCAAGGTTTATTAACTTCTCATTGGCATTATAGTTTTATATGAATTAGTAAGTTTGTTTTTGATATTCCACCATAACAAAGGTGTTCTTGCGTATCAGAAATGCTGAGCCACTGGGGAGACTAAAAAAAGCTCAGGTTCTATTTCTCGAGAGAATGTCTGAAAGAGTAACTAATGGATCATTTCAAAAGGTATAACTGAATTCATTCATCCTAACCTGTTCAGACAATATACTAGAGACTATAGAGGAAATGGAATTACCTTTAATGAAGAACAGATTTTTTCATAGTGTTTGGTATTGGTGCTTGCAAGTGAGTCTGTAGATTAATTTACTGTTTTATTGATTTATATGATTACTAGAGAATCATGTGTGTTAtaaagataagaaaaaaaagtaaCTATTCTGAAAATATCAACATAACTCATGTTCTTTCCATCTTTGAACAGATGAAAAATGACGTTTCTGTAGACGGAGAGAATTTTATTAATCCATGGTCTGTCTCAACCCTCAAAAATCTACTGCAAAAGATGAATTCTAAAGTTGTAGAATATGAGGTGAGGTCCTTCCTCTATGAACGTATATAAAATTCCTGTGTAAATATTTTCTAAGGTATCTAAAGAAAATTGCATATTTTCTGAAGGGATACCATTCAAGTAATAAAGCATATCCTGGAAAAGTGGCGTTATCCTCCT harbors:
- the LOC131009312 gene encoding squamosa promoter-binding protein 1-like gives rise to the protein MMMNEGKPMKGKMMKRDCAAAAAADSDDDELTPEDDKRKRVAGAKKGGGGGGDMKSCQAEKCSADLAAAKAYHRRHKVCEHHAKAQVAVVAGIRQRFCQQCSRFHELSEFDDAKRSCRRRLAGHNERRRKNPGDGSQAEGSTSGRIKGGGGTTAGGHQLKEMVCGQVDDRGRIQMTVQENSTYKHFHVR